The Stygiolobus azoricus genome window below encodes:
- a CDS encoding H/ACA RNA-protein complex protein Gar1 produces MTKIRLLETGNFYKISLGNKWLLEGKREIDYSKYNYIGKIIVTESGKRIAKVLDIIGNVNRPFILAEPLTNEKPTGKLFIEIVERKKGGRRK; encoded by the coding sequence ATGACAAAAATTAGACTTCTTGAAACTGGAAATTTTTATAAAATCAGTCTAGGTAATAAATGGCTGCTTGAAGGAAAAAGAGAGATTGATTATTCTAAGTATAACTACATAGGAAAGATTATAGTTACAGAAAGTGGAAAAAGAATAGCAAAGGTTTTAGATATTATAGGTAATGTAAATAGACCGTTCATCTTAGCAGAACCTCTTACTAACGAGAAGCCTACTGGGAAATTATTCATTGAAATCGTAGAAAGAAAGAAAGGAGGTAGAAGAAAATGA
- a CDS encoding transcription initiation factor IIB translates to MTKCPNCGSSDSITFDPERGIHVCTSCGFVIDDMIIDQGPEWRAYTTEDRMERERTGSPITAKVHDFGITTKIGYSRVKDKAKIHRLRLMQNKLRVPAKERKLVTYLSVLNSEASKLNLPDHVKETAALLTRRIIEEGKAKRIDMYTLIAGILYYSCQVNKIPRSLQEIKNLYNVSSSDLWKALERIQSVAKSVQGFKPTIKPTEYIPKIIEKLNLPPYVSTKASELVDLMHKNGLTSGKGYTALAAASVYLISTLMDVKRTQKEVAEALNITEVTIRNRYKEIISNFDIEVKL, encoded by the coding sequence ATGACCAAGTGCCCTAATTGTGGCTCTTCTGATTCGATAACTTTTGATCCCGAGAGGGGAATTCATGTATGTACCAGTTGCGGGTTCGTCATAGACGATATGATAATAGATCAAGGACCAGAGTGGAGAGCGTACACGACTGAAGATCGAATGGAAAGGGAGAGAACAGGGTCTCCAATAACAGCTAAGGTACACGATTTTGGCATAACAACAAAAATCGGATATTCCAGAGTCAAGGACAAGGCTAAGATACATAGATTAAGACTGATGCAAAACAAATTAAGAGTACCTGCTAAGGAGAGAAAATTAGTAACTTACTTGTCGGTATTGAATAGCGAAGCATCTAAACTAAACTTACCTGATCATGTAAAGGAAACTGCAGCGTTACTGACAAGAAGGATAATAGAAGAAGGAAAAGCTAAGAGAATAGATATGTATACTCTAATTGCTGGAATTCTATACTATTCCTGCCAGGTTAACAAGATTCCCAGATCATTGCAAGAGATAAAAAATTTATATAATGTCTCCTCATCTGATTTGTGGAAAGCTCTAGAGAGAATTCAAAGCGTGGCAAAAAGCGTTCAGGGGTTTAAGCCTACTATCAAACCTACTGAATATATACCGAAAATAATCGAAAAGTTAAACTTACCTCCTTACGTCTCTACTAAAGCATCAGAACTAGTAGATTTAATGCATAAAAACGGACTTACGAGTGGAAAGGGTTATACTGCACTTGCGGCTGCCAGTGTGTACTTAATAAGTACATTAATGGATGTAAAGAGAACTCAGAAAGAGGTGGCAGAAGCACTAAATATTACGGAAGTAACCATAAGAAATAGATACAAAGAAATAATCAGCAATTTCGACATAGAAGTGAAATTATGA
- a CDS encoding winged helix-turn-helix domain-containing protein, producing the protein MESSSSSYEDLIYQKIKEAGEKGIPLKELIKELGLDSRTANLAIRKLMNKKVIRKSSVKENGKTVVKYFINEEPTLITVNLDNIIEIPCFTCKNLTKCGNGSVVSPTTCTYLSKFILMNIKGAS; encoded by the coding sequence ATGGAATCAAGTTCCTCATCATACGAGGATCTTATTTATCAAAAGATAAAGGAGGCGGGCGAAAAAGGAATTCCCTTAAAAGAACTCATTAAGGAACTCGGGCTTGATAGTAGGACAGCTAATCTCGCCATACGTAAGTTAATGAATAAGAAAGTTATAAGGAAGAGTTCAGTTAAAGAAAATGGCAAGACAGTTGTTAAGTATTTTATTAATGAGGAGCCGACACTCATAACGGTTAATTTAGACAATATAATTGAGATACCTTGTTTTACGTGCAAGAATTTGACTAAATGTGGAAATGGAAGTGTGGTCTCACCCACAACCTGTACCTACTTATCCAAGTTTATACTAATGAACATAAAAGGAGCTAGTTAA
- a CDS encoding tRNA (guanine(26)-N(2))-dimethyltransferase — translation MKLTKIREGKAEILVPDPKEYEKEDKFDPSWAPVFYNPRMELNRDISVLFLNIIRPRRIVDALSATGIRGIRYFKEVKGVEEVIFNDLSKEAIELINENIKINNVIGEVFNKDANSILYEVKADFVDIDPFGTPAPFLLASFHSVIRGGYVGITATDLSALVCSSKSSARRKYDIICDRLSFSKEVGIRGLIGKAIREAAVVEKAAIPVFSFYHDYYYRVFFKVEGGAKKADSLLSRLVYYYECPKCGYRDKSVYYQHVTCPKCGASMKAYGPAWDGEIYDKNMINKIKEELVHFNYLSTYSTISRLISLISVEAEYKEPYYKLDFISPRLKRNVPPKDKVIKCLKEASATHFDTVGIKTNKNFEEVIECIKVN, via the coding sequence ATGAAATTAACTAAAATACGAGAAGGAAAAGCTGAAATTCTAGTCCCAGATCCTAAGGAATATGAAAAAGAAGATAAGTTCGATCCTAGTTGGGCTCCAGTTTTCTACAACCCAAGAATGGAATTGAATAGAGACATAAGTGTGCTATTTTTGAATATAATTAGACCTAGACGCATAGTAGATGCACTGTCAGCAACTGGAATAAGAGGAATAAGGTACTTTAAAGAGGTAAAAGGCGTCGAAGAAGTGATATTTAATGATTTAAGTAAAGAAGCTATTGAATTAATTAATGAAAATATAAAGATCAATAACGTTATAGGTGAGGTATTTAATAAAGATGCAAACTCCATACTTTATGAAGTTAAAGCTGACTTCGTAGACATTGATCCCTTTGGAACACCTGCACCTTTCCTACTAGCATCTTTCCACTCAGTTATAAGAGGGGGCTATGTCGGGATTACTGCTACTGATCTATCAGCTCTAGTTTGTTCCTCTAAATCCTCAGCTAGAAGAAAATACGATATTATTTGTGATAGACTAAGTTTTTCGAAAGAGGTCGGAATAAGGGGGCTAATAGGAAAAGCGATAAGGGAAGCTGCAGTAGTAGAGAAAGCTGCAATACCAGTATTCTCCTTCTATCATGACTACTATTATAGGGTATTTTTTAAGGTAGAAGGTGGTGCTAAAAAGGCAGACAGTTTACTTTCTAGACTAGTTTACTATTATGAATGTCCAAAGTGTGGTTATAGAGATAAGTCAGTTTATTATCAACATGTCACATGCCCCAAATGTGGGGCATCAATGAAAGCGTACGGCCCTGCTTGGGATGGGGAAATTTACGATAAAAATATGATCAATAAGATTAAAGAGGAGTTAGTTCACTTTAATTATCTATCTACATATAGTACTATATCTAGGTTAATCTCGCTAATTTCAGTCGAAGCAGAATATAAAGAACCTTATTATAAACTTGATTTTATTTCGCCCAGATTGAAAAGAAACGTACCACCTAAAGATAAAGTCATAAAATGTTTAAAAGAAGCTTCAGCTACTCACTTTGATACTGTAGGAATAAAAACCAATAAAAACTTTGAAGAAGTTATAGAGTGTATTAAGGTTAACTAG
- a CDS encoding helix-turn-helix domain-containing protein — protein sequence MSTINEIERVLLRGYYDYSIIHYPEKNKSIDIIARKKSDSTNNSRSFILKVTSSKYVHNNKLVKDLKKMATLSGALPILIDDQVDEEVINDRDKVLVMSSTTFEKVVSGEKIFLLKTRGGIFVKINSKELRKIREEKGMSLGELAEKLGVSRISIYDYEKEDSYVSIDVAEKLVDMFGERILGDIISDFKTEDVKVDDKDLIVRNDKDVTSLLVKKLAGNGYKIVRFNFTTVDLAASRDNRKMFFCIETENVSTSLKKFNEASKLVSKVNGELVVIAKTSKTLKAYEKESFNAYTVEDIDKIENEIN from the coding sequence ATGAGTACTATTAACGAGATAGAAAGAGTTTTGTTAAGGGGGTACTATGATTATTCTATCATTCACTATCCAGAAAAAAATAAATCTATAGATATAATTGCAAGAAAGAAGAGCGATAGTACAAATAACTCGCGTTCATTCATACTAAAAGTAACTTCCAGCAAATACGTCCATAACAACAAACTAGTAAAAGACTTAAAGAAAATGGCTACGTTAAGTGGTGCATTACCTATCTTAATAGACGATCAGGTAGACGAGGAAGTTATAAATGATAGGGATAAGGTGCTGGTAATGAGCTCCACTACGTTTGAGAAAGTAGTTAGCGGTGAGAAAATATTCTTGCTAAAAACCAGAGGAGGAATTTTCGTAAAGATAAACTCTAAAGAACTTAGAAAGATAAGAGAAGAAAAAGGTATGAGCTTGGGTGAATTGGCAGAGAAGCTGGGAGTATCTAGGATTTCGATTTATGATTATGAAAAAGAGGACTCATACGTATCAATTGACGTAGCCGAAAAACTAGTAGATATGTTCGGAGAAAGAATATTAGGGGACATAATAAGCGATTTTAAGACAGAAGATGTAAAAGTTGATGACAAGGATTTGATTGTAAGGAATGATAAAGATGTAACAAGCTTATTAGTTAAAAAGTTAGCGGGAAACGGATATAAGATTGTCAGGTTTAATTTTACTACTGTAGACCTTGCGGCTTCCAGAGATAATAGAAAGATGTTCTTCTGTATTGAAACAGAAAACGTTTCAACTTCTCTAAAGAAATTTAATGAGGCAAGTAAGTTAGTTTCTAAAGTTAACGGTGAACTAGTGGTCATTGCCAAAACATCTAAGACGCTCAAGGCTTATGAAAAAGAGAGTTTCAATGCATACACTGTAGAAGATATAGATAAGATCGAAAATGAAATTAACTAA
- a CDS encoding DUF61 family protein: MFDKIFDIGIKGTISYYPQEFVTLKQALDGNNYVKVNGGFKHYFKKEELEKLSKNLPLYLWDLVKIPFVIVKTLNPGEYVLNGSEWENKAISVLLKKDIKSYMTIGDVEKIIKEYKSLVFITLSPLGSLSSGDENDEYY; the protein is encoded by the coding sequence ATGTTCGATAAAATTTTCGACATAGGGATTAAAGGAACTATTTCTTATTACCCACAAGAATTCGTAACGTTAAAGCAAGCTCTAGACGGTAACAATTACGTAAAAGTTAACGGCGGTTTTAAACACTACTTCAAGAAGGAAGAGTTAGAAAAACTATCTAAAAATCTCCCCCTTTACTTATGGGATTTGGTTAAGATCCCTTTTGTAATTGTTAAAACTCTAAATCCAGGTGAGTATGTTTTAAATGGTTCAGAGTGGGAAAATAAGGCAATTTCAGTGTTATTGAAGAAAGATATAAAAAGTTATATGACAATAGGTGATGTAGAAAAGATTATAAAAGAATATAAGTCTCTCGTGTTTATTACATTAAGTCCATTAGGCTCTCTTAGTAGTGGTGATGAAAACGATGAGTACTATTAA
- a CDS encoding fibrillarin-like rRNA/tRNA 2'-O-methyltransferase, which produces MSEAVKVQKSEFDNIYECVYNDGTIRLCTKNLAPGHNVYGERLIKVNGIEYREWNSFRSKLAGAIQKGLKHNPITRNTKVLYLGAASGTTPSHVSDIVEMQGKVYAVEFSPRVVRELILVAQHRPNLFPILADARFPQYYRALVEDVDVVYVDIAQPNETDIAIYNAEFFLKDKGYLMMAIKARSIDVTKDPKEIYKSEVKKLEEKGFDVIEVIQLDPYDKDHAMVLARLK; this is translated from the coding sequence ATGTCAGAAGCAGTCAAGGTTCAGAAAAGCGAGTTTGATAACATCTACGAGTGCGTATATAATGACGGGACTATAAGGCTTTGTACGAAGAATCTAGCACCAGGCCATAATGTTTACGGCGAGAGATTGATCAAAGTAAACGGTATTGAATATAGGGAATGGAACTCCTTTAGAAGTAAGCTTGCAGGAGCAATTCAGAAAGGGCTTAAACACAATCCAATAACAAGGAATACAAAGGTTCTTTATCTAGGAGCTGCTTCAGGAACAACTCCAAGTCACGTATCGGATATTGTTGAAATGCAAGGTAAAGTTTATGCTGTTGAGTTCTCTCCTAGAGTAGTCAGGGAACTTATTCTGGTTGCCCAGCACAGACCTAATTTATTCCCTATTTTGGCAGATGCTAGATTTCCACAATACTATAGGGCTCTAGTTGAGGATGTTGATGTAGTTTATGTAGATATCGCACAGCCAAATGAGACCGATATAGCAATTTATAATGCTGAGTTTTTCTTGAAGGATAAAGGTTATCTAATGATGGCAATAAAGGCCAGAAGTATAGACGTAACTAAAGATCCCAAAGAAATCTATAAGAGTGAGGTTAAAAAATTAGAAGAAAAAGGATTCGACGTGATCGAAGTAATTCAACTAGACCCTTACGACAAAGATCACGCGATGGTATTGGCGAGACTTAAGTGA
- a CDS encoding C/D box methylation guide ribonucleoprotein complex aNOP56 subunit (functions along with aFIB and aL7a; guides 2'-O-methylation of ribose to specific sites in RNAs), with amino-acid sequence MKIYLVEHAIGSFAYDEQGKLLDYVLNPKDLGKVVEALIENEKGTPLPSAKELISKLRPDEVVVENEAEIPELQKSGVKASVEIHNIGSKTFRQSLPKVALETKFVSSEEELYSFLYEVSFEYTRRKLRGAASKRDLLAIQAIRAIDDIDKTINLFSERLREWYSIHFPELDNLIDDHELYASIVSKFGYRDEINEEGLIELGLSKEKSQRLLTAAKKSIGADITDVDIKSVRMLSDTVLELYRIRRELTDYIESVMKEVAPNITALVGPTLGARLLSLAGSLEDLAKMPASTIQVLGAEKALFRALRKKGRPPKHGVIFQYPDIHTSPRWQRGKIARALAAKLAIAARVDQFSGRFIGDKLNEELKKRIEEIKTKYAQPPPKKVQEQQPKPKQKGKKDEKRKKKNKRE; translated from the coding sequence ATGAAAATATACTTAGTAGAGCACGCGATAGGATCCTTTGCATATGACGAGCAAGGGAAGCTATTAGATTACGTACTAAATCCTAAAGATTTAGGAAAGGTTGTGGAAGCTCTTATAGAAAACGAGAAGGGAACCCCCCTACCCTCAGCAAAAGAATTAATAAGTAAGTTAAGGCCAGACGAGGTTGTAGTTGAGAATGAGGCTGAAATACCAGAACTTCAAAAGAGTGGAGTGAAGGCATCAGTAGAAATTCATAATATTGGAAGTAAGACTTTCAGACAATCTCTTCCTAAAGTAGCTTTAGAAACTAAGTTTGTCTCATCGGAAGAAGAACTTTACTCCTTCTTGTATGAGGTATCCTTTGAATATACGAGAAGGAAATTAAGGGGTGCAGCAAGTAAAAGGGATCTACTAGCGATTCAGGCTATAAGAGCAATTGATGATATAGATAAGACTATCAACTTATTCTCCGAGAGATTAAGGGAATGGTACAGTATCCATTTCCCAGAATTGGATAATTTAATTGATGATCATGAATTATATGCGTCAATAGTTTCCAAGTTCGGCTATAGGGACGAGATAAATGAGGAAGGACTGATAGAATTGGGATTAAGCAAAGAGAAATCACAGAGACTTCTTACTGCGGCTAAAAAAAGTATTGGAGCAGATATTACAGATGTAGATATTAAGTCAGTTAGAATGCTAAGTGATACTGTCTTAGAGTTATATAGAATTAGAAGAGAGCTAACTGATTACATAGAGTCGGTAATGAAAGAAGTTGCTCCAAATATAACTGCACTTGTGGGGCCTACTCTGGGTGCTAGGCTTTTAAGTTTAGCAGGAAGTCTTGAGGACTTAGCTAAAATGCCAGCAAGTACTATACAAGTCTTAGGAGCTGAAAAAGCACTCTTTAGGGCGTTAAGAAAGAAAGGTAGACCACCAAAGCACGGTGTTATCTTTCAATATCCTGATATTCACACATCCCCCAGATGGCAGAGGGGTAAAATTGCTAGAGCTTTAGCAGCAAAGTTAGCAATAGCTGCTAGAGTAGATCAGTTCAGCGGTAGGTTCATTGGTGACAAGTTAAATGAGGAACTTAAGAAGAGGATCGAAGAGATTAAGACAAAGTATGCTCAGCCTCCACCTAAAAAAGTTCAGGAGCAACAACCTAAGCCGAAACAAAAAGGTAAAAAGGATGAAAAGAGAAAAAAGAAGAACAAGCGAGAGTGA
- a CDS encoding 30S ribosomal protein S30e — translation MPSHGSLTKAGKVRNATPKMPKKEKHKEVPRVRNKLEYEKRVLKASQAKAR, via the coding sequence ATGCCATCCCACGGTTCATTAACAAAGGCTGGTAAAGTAAGGAACGCTACACCTAAAATGCCTAAAAAGGAGAAGCACAAAGAAGTGCCGAGAGTTAGGAACAAGCTAGAGTACGAGAAGAGAGTACTTAAGGCATCACAAGCTAAAGCTAGGTAA
- the gatD gene encoding Glu-tRNA(Gln) amidotransferase subunit GatD, which yields MSETYAGKALDFLKKFNLQEGDTIELTKNGLILKGIIMPSYSSSDDILVIKLDNGYNIGISVDSISEVKLIKRGEKREEKKTEEKAVKDKSEVIIISTGGTIVSKIEYDTGAVRPALTTEEILKFMPEINEIAKIDAKVLFSILSENMKPEYWIKIANEVKNALDKGAKGVVVAHGTDTMAYTASALAFSLKSLTGPVVMVGSQRSSDRPSSDAPINLLTSVLVAKDAPFAEVTVNMHGESSDTYTLVHRGVKVRKMHTSRRDAFQSVNDIPLAKVYYRERKIEILRDDYIRKKDANEVDAKFDPNVFLLKYYPGLSPDIIDYLMNKGVKGIIVEGTGLGHTSSEFYNAFKKATKDGIFVGMTSQCLFGRVNMNVYTTGRLLQEAGVVPLEDMLPETALVKLMWVLAHETDLDKVKELMLTNFVGEINPIHVPEMYPRWYHDRIRLQ from the coding sequence ATGTCTGAAACTTACGCAGGTAAGGCACTTGATTTTTTAAAGAAATTTAACTTACAAGAAGGGGATACCATAGAGCTTACAAAAAATGGGTTAATACTAAAAGGAATTATAATGCCCTCTTACTCTTCATCTGATGACATTTTAGTCATAAAACTTGATAACGGATATAACATCGGTATATCCGTAGATAGTATATCCGAAGTTAAGCTGATAAAGAGAGGAGAAAAAAGAGAGGAGAAAAAGACAGAGGAGAAAGCGGTTAAAGACAAGAGTGAAGTTATCATAATCAGCACTGGAGGCACTATAGTAAGCAAAATAGAATACGATACCGGTGCTGTAAGACCTGCTTTAACAACTGAAGAGATTCTTAAGTTCATGCCTGAGATAAACGAGATAGCTAAAATTGACGCAAAAGTCTTGTTTTCCATACTTAGTGAGAATATGAAGCCTGAATACTGGATAAAAATAGCAAATGAAGTAAAGAATGCTTTAGATAAGGGAGCAAAAGGGGTAGTTGTCGCTCACGGAACTGATACTATGGCTTACACAGCATCAGCTTTAGCATTCTCGCTTAAGAGCCTAACCGGACCGGTAGTTATGGTAGGGTCTCAGAGGAGTAGTGATAGACCAAGCAGCGACGCGCCTATAAACCTTTTGACTTCCGTTCTGGTAGCAAAAGATGCTCCGTTTGCTGAAGTTACGGTTAATATGCATGGGGAATCATCCGATACTTACACCTTAGTCCACAGAGGTGTAAAAGTTAGAAAAATGCATACAAGTAGAAGAGATGCATTTCAAAGTGTTAATGACATTCCATTGGCTAAGGTGTATTATAGGGAAAGAAAAATAGAGATTCTCAGAGACGATTACATAAGGAAGAAGGACGCTAACGAAGTAGACGCTAAGTTCGACCCTAACGTCTTCCTATTAAAGTACTATCCTGGTCTATCGCCGGATATAATCGATTACTTAATGAATAAGGGTGTAAAAGGTATTATAGTCGAGGGAACTGGTTTAGGGCACACATCTTCCGAATTTTATAATGCGTTCAAGAAAGCTACTAAGGACGGTATATTCGTAGGGATGACTTCACAGTGCTTGTTCGGGAGGGTAAATATGAACGTTTATACTACGGGAAGACTCCTTCAGGAAGCTGGGGTAGTACCTTTAGAGGATATGTTACCTGAAACAGCTTTGGTCAAGCTCATGTGGGTTTTAGCTCATGAAACAGACTTAGATAAGGTTAAAGAGCTTATGCTCACTAATTTTGTAGGAGAAATTAATCCGATTCACGTTCCCGAAATGTATCCCAGGTGGTATCATGACAGAATTAGATTACAGTAA